The region CACCGGCGCGATGGAGTACCTGGCGCGCCTCGCCTGGCTCGTGTCGGCGTTCGTCTTGCCGCTCGTGATCATGGCCCTCGCCCACCAAGGGGCGCGGGTGGCGGTGGCCGAGGGGTTGCGGGCGGGACGAGAGGCCGAACGCGCCCAAACCCTGCGCGCGCTACACGACACCGTGCTGCAGACCCTGGAAGGGCTCGCCCTGCAGGCTGCCAGCGAGCACCGGCCGGCAGAAGAGCGACTGCGCGAGGTGCGGGCCGCTGCACTCCAGCAGGCAAGGGAGTTGCGCACAGCCCTGGACCGAGACACCCAGCGGACCCAGGACGGCCTCGCCAGTTCCCTCCAGACACTCATCTGCGAGTACCACGGCCGCGGCTTGCAGGTCGAGTTGGTTGCGGTTGAACTCGGTGCCGAGCCGCCTGCCTCGATCACCGAGGCGCTGGTCGGCACGGTGCGGGAGGCGCTCACCAACGTCGGCAAGCATGCCGGTGTGCGCTACGCGGTGGTCCGCGCGGCCAGTTCGGCTGCGGGGGTCGAGGTCGTGGTGCGTGACCAGGGACGGGGGGTTCGACCCGGCCGTCTCGACCGAGGGCTATGGGTTGACGCACTCCATCAAGGAACGCATGGTTCTGGTCGGCGGCCGCGCCGAGGTCTGGTCAGCGCCTGGCCGCGGAACGCGTACCCGGTTGTGTTGGAACCCATGATCACCGCGGCGATCGTCGAGGACCATCCTGTCTACCGTCACGGGCTGGTGCAGGCCATCGATGCGACCCCTGCGCTCGATCTCGTCATCACTGCCCGCTCGATCGAAGACTTCCAGGCTCAGGTCTTGACCCGGCCGGACGTCGTTATCCTCGACCTGTCCCTCCCTGGCGGCATGGAGGGGACGGAGGCCGTCGACCACCTCGCCGCACAGGGCCTGGCCGTGCTGGTCGTATCCGCTTCCGACCGGCAGGCAGCTGTTGTTGATGCGATCGGCGCTGGGGCCCGCGGCTACTTGACCAAGGAAGCCGAACCGGACGAAATCCTTCGGGCGGTGATGGCCGTCGCCGCTGGCCGCACCTACGTGTCGGCAACCTTGGCCGCCTTCCTGCTCAAGGCGCCGATCCAGCTGACCGAGCGGGAGAAGGAGATCCTGCAGCTGGTCGCCAGTGGGGAGACTGACCGGGACATCGCCGAGCAGTTGGTGATCAGCGTCCGCACGGTCCACTCGCACCTAGACCGGATCCGCGACAAGACCGGTTGCCGGCGCCGCGCCGACCTGACTCGGCTGGCCATTGAGAGCGGCATCATTCCCCACCGGTCGAACCCACATTAGCCTCGAACGTCAGAGCGGCTGCCAGCGGTAGTCGTCGGCACTCATGTGTGTCGGGGCCTGGCTGGCCTCGGGTCTGTGATGTCCCTTTCCGATGGCGTGTGTCGCGCTCCAAACCGCCGCCGCGGTTGCTTGCCCTGGTATCCGCTTCGGGTGGACATGACGTCGCATGGGGCGCCAATACGCCTGATGCATCGGTTCACGTCATTTGGCGGCCGTGTCCACTAGCTCGGCGAGCAGCCTCCACACTGCCGTCCAGGTCTGACGGTCTGGTACGGCCGTGAGCACGATGGTCACCAGGTTGGCTCCGACGCTGAGGTCCACCGTTGCACCCGTTGGGCCGGTGTCAGAACTGTGTAGTCCAACCGTTGGCGACGCTTCTCCAGTCAGCTGAAGGCCGGCGGCGAGCGCGGCTCGTTCCAGCCCAGCTCGAAGCAGTGGCGCGCTAGCCAAGATCTGTGCGCGCACTGGTTGGCTTGCCGTGTGATCCACCCCTTGAGCCTGGCGGCCCTCGGCATGGTCGCCAAGGGGTAGAACTACCCCTCCACCGGGAGGCGAGTACTCCTTCTTTCGCCGTCCAGCATCCGGCTAGCGTCCCTGGATCCGTTGAACGGTCACGTCGCCCCATGGCATCGGCCAGACTTGGCTGGTTTGGACCTATTCGGTTACGCTCCGGTCGCCATTGACAGGGGGGAGCATGACGCTCGACAGCCACAGCGCCAACCGGACACCCCTATTCGGCTGCCGGACCGGGCGCGGCCACTCCAATCTGTACCGGGGTCACACTCGTAGCCGACCCGGCTCCTCGCCTTCCTTGCGGGCTGGACATGGTCCGTAGCCGACGGCTAGCAGCCGATCGGCCTCACCCACCATGGCTGGCTGGCTGGATCGGAGTGGGCTTCCTCCGGTCTCGCCGCCGTGGTGGGGACACCGATGCGTCGCTGGCCTCTCAGGCAGATTCCGCCGATGCGGCCGGACTTGATGGGCTCAATGATCGAGCGCTCAACTGGTGGGCACGGGCCGGCCTTGGCTATCGGGTGGCGGTGACCCCGGTCATCATCGCAAGCACCGTGGCCGCCTTGGGGTCCACGGCGACCCGCTTCGCCTGGGCGCTTGGCTCGGTCTTGTTCGTGGATGCGGTGCTGCTTGCTGGTGTCGCGACGGGACGGCTGCGGTGGCTGCTGCGGTCCAACCTGTTCCTGACCGGTGAGATCCTCGTCGCGGTGACGCTGAACCTGTGGATGAGCGCGGCCATGCCACATGGCACGGTCGCACTGGGCGGCCGGGACGCCTTCTGGTGGTATGCGATGGGCACGGTCGCGCTGTGGACCGGGCTGCGCGGTGCGGGGACCGGCGCGGCGATGGTCGCCGGCGCAGGGGTGCTTGAGCTCGCGATGTTCCGGGTGAACGGCTCGACACTGGACGTGGCCGGTTGGACGCAGTTCTTGGTCCGCTACGCGTGGATGTGCACCGTCTTCGGCGGCGCCGTGGTGGTGATGGGGTTGGCGCGGCGGGGGGCTCGCCGGGCGGTGGCCGCGGGGCTGCGGGCGGGGCAGGCCGCGCAGCGGGCGGACATGCTCCGCCAGATGCACGACACAGTGCTGCAGACCCTGGAGGGGCTCGCGCTGACCACCAGCATCACCCTGCAGTCGACCGAAGAGCGCCTACGAGA is a window of Actinomycetes bacterium DNA encoding:
- a CDS encoding response regulator, encoding MTATVRGWAGSAELRQPLHHRSPPHDRRSGPSASQALLRAEPTGVASADALASRTLSWFVVAALAYRVALTPILIAGAIGNGRREVPLSLLATMGAVFSGDLVLLLGVLAGRFRRLLGSNVFLVVDLCVTVALNLWATSVLQRGTFFLPGRDIVWGYTFGVVAFWTGLRGARAGAVLVAGGALLELVMARLNGAGFDFTGAMEYLARLAWLVSAFVLPLVIMALAHQGARVAVAEGLRAGREAERAQTLRALHDTVLQTLEGLALQAASEHRPAEERLREVRAAALQQARELRTALDRDTQRTQDGLASSLQTLICEYHGRGLQVELVAVELGAEPPASITEALVGTVREALTNVGKHAGVRYAVVRAASSAAGVEVVVRDQGRGVRPGRLDRGLWVDALHQGTHGSGRRPRRGLVSAWPRNAYPVVLEPMITAAIVEDHPVYRHGLVQAIDATPALDLVITARSIEDFQAQVLTRPDVVILDLSLPGGMEGTEAVDHLAAQGLAVLVVSASDRQAAVVDAIGAGARGYLTKEAEPDEILRAVMAVAAGRTYVSATLAAFLLKAPIQLTEREKEILQLVASGETDRDIAEQLVISVRTVHSHLDRIRDKTGCRRRADLTRLAIESGIIPHRSNPH